One Rosa chinensis cultivar Old Blush chromosome 5, RchiOBHm-V2, whole genome shotgun sequence genomic region harbors:
- the LOC112166872 gene encoding uncharacterized protein At4g26485 isoform X1 produces MDLNSDELLSCLLMEVLGFEKRIKHYTNYQRILLVGEGDFSFAVSLARAFGSSRNMVATSLDDRESLMRKYSKAMSNVMELENRGCVVLHEVDVHGMSQHPFLSCIRFDRIIYNFPHAGYLRGPLSSEYNQFQIWFHQDLVRGFFKNAREMLTEIGEIHVTHKTTYPFSRWEIVKLAEEVGLYLLQEEKFSKWDYPGYENKRGAGLCDQTFPVGECSTFKFGKILYHSTPSSYYIDLVRAYGQDSRTNGPYMHHWLIHPMG; encoded by the exons ATGGACTTGAATTCTGATGAGCTTCTCTCTTGCCTTCTAATGGAAGTCCTTGGGTTTGAGAAGCGTATCAAGCACTACACCAACTATCAGAGAATACTCTTGGTCGGAGAAGGAGACTTCTCCTTTGCCGTTTCCTTAGCCAGAGCTTTCGGCTCTTCTAGAAACATGGTAGCCACTTCTCTCGACGACAGAG AGTCATTGATGAGAAAGTATTCAAAGGCTATGAGCAATGTGATGGAATTGGAGAACAGGGGATGCGTAGTACTTCATGAAGTGGATGTGCACGGAATGAGCCAACACCCTTTTCTGAGTTGTATTCGGTTTGATCGAATAATCTACAATTTTCCTCATGCCGGCTACTTGCGTGGTCCATTATCATCCGAGTACAATCAGTTTCAAATTTG GTTCCATCAGGATTTGGTGAGGGGATTCTTCAAGAATGCGCGTGAAATGCTTACCGAAATAGGAGAAATTCATGTGACACACAAGACAACATATCCTTTCAGTCGATGGGAAATAGTGAAGTTAGCAGAAGAGGTTGGGTTGTATTTGCTTCAGGAAGAAAAGTTCTCAAAATGGGATTATCCAGGTTATGAAAATAAGAGAGGAGCTGGGTTATGTGATCAAACTTTTCCTGTTGGAGAATGTAGCACCTTCAAATTTGGGAAGATATTGTACCATTCTACCCCTTCCAGTTACTATATTGACTTGGTTCGGGCTTACGGTCAGGATTCTCGAACTAACGGTCCTTACATGCACCACT GGTTAATACACCCAATGGGCTAA
- the LOC112166872 gene encoding uncharacterized protein At4g26485 isoform X2: MDLNSDELLSCLLMEVLGFEKRIKHYTNYQRILLVGEGDFSFAVSLARAFGSSRNMVATSLDDRESLMRKYSKAMSNVMELENRGCVVLHEVDVHGMSQHPFLSCIRFDRIIYNFPHAGYLRGPLSSEYNQFQIWFHQDLVRGFFKNAREMLTEIGEIHVTHKTTYPFSRWEIVKLAEEVGLYLLQEEKFSKWDYPGYENKRGAGLCDQTFPVGECSTFKFGKILYHSTPSSYYIDLVRAYGQDSRTNGPYMHHCHSFI, encoded by the exons ATGGACTTGAATTCTGATGAGCTTCTCTCTTGCCTTCTAATGGAAGTCCTTGGGTTTGAGAAGCGTATCAAGCACTACACCAACTATCAGAGAATACTCTTGGTCGGAGAAGGAGACTTCTCCTTTGCCGTTTCCTTAGCCAGAGCTTTCGGCTCTTCTAGAAACATGGTAGCCACTTCTCTCGACGACAGAG AGTCATTGATGAGAAAGTATTCAAAGGCTATGAGCAATGTGATGGAATTGGAGAACAGGGGATGCGTAGTACTTCATGAAGTGGATGTGCACGGAATGAGCCAACACCCTTTTCTGAGTTGTATTCGGTTTGATCGAATAATCTACAATTTTCCTCATGCCGGCTACTTGCGTGGTCCATTATCATCCGAGTACAATCAGTTTCAAATTTG GTTCCATCAGGATTTGGTGAGGGGATTCTTCAAGAATGCGCGTGAAATGCTTACCGAAATAGGAGAAATTCATGTGACACACAAGACAACATATCCTTTCAGTCGATGGGAAATAGTGAAGTTAGCAGAAGAGGTTGGGTTGTATTTGCTTCAGGAAGAAAAGTTCTCAAAATGGGATTATCCAGGTTATGAAAATAAGAGAGGAGCTGGGTTATGTGATCAAACTTTTCCTGTTGGAGAATGTAGCACCTTCAAATTTGGGAAGATATTGTACCATTCTACCCCTTCCAGTTACTATATTGACTTGGTTCGGGCTTACGGTCAGGATTCTCGAACTAACGGTCCTTACATGCACCACT GCCATTCTTTTATATAA